The window AGGTTATAGGAATTATTGTACACATAGCCTCATATGAAAtgtctgtttgaaaaaaaaagaagaaaaaaaaaaaaaaagatttcattaaTATACAGAATAAGTCTTCGTGTTCGCCCCTATATCGACTAAACCACTGATCCCATGCTGTGTAAATTGTCTCGTTTTggtatttgattatttttgtttgtttgtttgtttgtatattaaaTGGGTGTACAACAGGTGTTTCTTTGTAACCCCTTACAATAAaacagattttgttttgttttgtttaataaatcaCGTGTAGTGTGCTTTTTTGGACACTCAAAACGAGCCAAATGTAACACTTACAATTTTACAAACTGCTGCTGTATTATTTTAGTTCtgcaaattttaatttgaatgtgcGTGTTTCATGACTTCCGAAAATGTTTGTAATTAACGTTTCGTTTGTGGCTGTCGACAATCAAAGTGCAACAATATGCTTCCTAGTAACATTTTTGTTGCCAGATTGGGAGATACAAATGCGCTTACATGGGTGGAGACGGTTTGGATATTTACTTGTATTTGTGCCGGGTTCTTATCATTTTAAATTCAGAAACGAAATATTTAGTAGTGAAACTAAAACCAAGCAAACGTCACTCCTTTCTCATTTATAAAATCACTCATTCGCTTTTGAATGTCCCACAGAATGCTCCTAAGGAGTTATTCGCCATTAAACCACAAGAGGAAGATTGTCCCATAGTTATCTGGCAACTCAGAATAACACACTCCCCCGTTGTAAAATGTTTAAGATAGCATACTGTAATTATCCGTCATAGTTTAGCTGGAATAGCTCGTGCGTATATCCATTTATGTTCGATAGAAAATGGAAGTTGCTTTATTTAAACCAGCAGTTGGTTTTCAATAGCTGACGTTTAAAAAAACCTTATCCGAGCTGTTCAAGACCTCTCGAGAAGGGTTGGGCACTTTTGATAAACAAGCGCGTGCGTGCGTCTCAGGCAATATAACGGCGAACATGACATTAAAGTTTCGTAACTTTCCATTACGTTAGTGAGGCAGTTTATTATTCTTAAATATGTGGAAACGATCGCGATATAAACTTTTAACGTGCTTTGCTGTAGCTGGGTTAGTAACATATGTAGCTATCCTCGTTTTTAACAGAACACTACTTCCGATGAAGACTCCAACACCCAAGGAGCTCTATGACGTGATCTCACCATCAACATACAGATTCATTCTGAACCAAGCAGAACTGTGTGAGAAGAAGAGTCCTTTCCTGGTTCTTATGATCCCAGTGACTCTCAAAGACACAAAGGCGAGGACTGCTATTAGAAGGACATGGGGTCAAGATGGCTTGATTCCTCATGTGACcgttttgcatttgtttgtcatTGGTCAGCCTGTACAGAGTGACCCAGTACTGCAGGAGCACTTGGAGAGGGAGAGCAAGGAATATGGGGACATCATTCAAATGGACTTTGTGGACAGCTACCATAATCTCACAATCAAGACGATGATGATTATGAACTGGATATCCACTTACTGCCAGGGTGCTTGGTATGCCATGAAGATCGATGCAGATATCTTTCTCAATGTACGTTACCTGGTGGACTACCTGCATGACCAGGGCGAGTCTTCCAGGAAAGACTACATCTCTGGATCAGTCATCTCAGATGCTGTTCCTCACAGGGACCGCTTCAACAAATGGTATATCTCAGAGGATCTTTACCCAGACACCTGGTATCCTCCATATGTGTCTGGAGCTGCATATGTCTTTTCTACTGACCTGGCCAGAAAAATATCATGGGCCTCTAGATTTGTGCGACCAATTCCACTCGAAGATGTCTATGTGGGGTTGTGCCTACACGTCCTGGGTGTGAAACCAATGTATGCGACAACATTTCTGGGACTTGGTAATCTTTTTGAGGTGCGCAGACTTAAGTATGAAAGGTGCACTTTTGCCAAGCGCATTATAGTGAATGGGTTTAACCCACAGAATCTTCTCCGCATTTGGCATGACTTCCAGAAGTCTTATTTTACATGTTGATGATACCTTTATACcaggggtggggaacgttgatcctggagggcctgtgtccctgcatagtttagctccaaccctaattaaacacacctgaacaagctaatcaaggtcttcaggatacaggtaggtttttctttttcagggttggagctaaactctgcagggacacagaccctccaggatcaacgttccccacccctgCTTTATACAATTGAAACAGCTAAACTGTATTTGAAGTACCTTGAATCTTTTTTACTTGTGTGTGTTAACTTGTGTGTTATGTGCTAGTAGCTCTCCATTCCTTTAACAGATTGCACACCATTGAGATTCAGCACTTTAACATGCAAGGGAAAACCAAATACTGTTTCACCGAAAGGGACAAGAGCACTTATAAAAAAAGGTTGATAGACAGTTGTCAAGGAGTTGTAGGAtgtagaaaataattaaataaaagggaaaaaatatatatatagataagaGGGGAggaaaggtaaataaataaataggaaatgTGGAAGTGAAGATTGTTACGGTGGAAGTGGAAGAGATTATTACGTTTTAACGcttgaagaagaaaaataaaaaatcctgaatTATTGTGATCCACTCAACTAATTCATAGTGATTTTACTCTTCTGCCTTCTGGAGGATGGCAGAAAAATAAAGACACTGAAATGGAGAGGGGTTGGTTATAATACTCCAGTCTTAGTCCTGAAGAGGAGGATATACTGCTGTgctattttcaggatttttttttttttttttttttgtagtgtgaacccttctaaaataaataacaacctCTTTAGTCTGTTTTCAACGTTTAAAAGACAGTTTATTGGCTTTTTTATGTGTCCTTTTGTAACTTCTTTCACTTTCGAAATCGTAGGTGTCCTTACAGATGTAtaagctatttattttatttaccagaTTGCACTATTTGAACAAAGCATGATTGAGCATTaggctcttttttttctgtactgaAGTTATTTACCACCGAGGTATGCacctttagcaaaaaaaaaaaaaaaattattttgatttgcTCTAGTACATTTTCAGATGCTGGTGCGCGATTTAAACAGAAGGGGGCGCAGTTTCCCTACAAATAGTGAGTGGGGGAAACGCTAGTGAATATTTAGGTTATGTTCTGATaagaaaatatttcttaaaatggtTAATATTTACCATCCAGATACTTGCTATATTGTCATGGCCAGTAAATTTACCGCTCAGAGCACAGAACTGTTTGAGAAGTTGTTTATGAAGCAGAAATGATTAGCACTGTCATCGCTTTCTTTTTACATGTACAGCCTGTGGTGCAGTTTGTGCCTGGAAATCAGCTGctcaaacataataaataaagcaTCTACCACACCATGGAAAAGTAACTTCAGGGTGTTTAATTATATTGGATGATAAGCGTTGGATTATATTGCTGTTATGATATTGTATTATTACAGTAAATTGTCAGAGCTACAAAGTTGTAGTGAGCTTCTTAGCCACGGTGAACATGCTTTCACAAGTGTCTGTGGATCAACATCCGCGTAGCCACAAAGCGTGATTAAGCATAGGCGTGTTTCTGAGCCGTGGATGTCTTTCATTCGTGAACAAAACATATCGTCGATCTCTTGCTTTGAATCAATCACTGAGCAAGCCAGTGTCTACAcgattttttaaatgaacaaaacaccTAATAGGAACAATTATGAATGTTTAACCAATTAACAATTTCAATGAACATAAAgacttttaaaatcttaaattcgTGGTATATTATCTTATAAGGGTTGACATTTGAAGAGAAATGGATTTGATGCTTAAACTTAGTCTGTTAAAATTGTATCCACCCAAATGGCCACAACACGAATTTATTTGGTCAAAGATTCAAAAGAATCTAGTCCCTAAATCAAAATCCCCACCGGAGTAAGCAACTCACTGCTCTTGAACCACGCATGGACCTACAGGTGGGTGGGGCTGAACTTAACTATTATGACGTCATGGCATCTGGCTCCCACTACACACAGCCCATTAAACATGTATTTCTTATCTAGGATGGACCGCTTTAAACTAACGAGAAGCCGTCAGTCTGACGGAGGTCGGTTTCGTTATATGTGAGGCTGAGTGATTGGTAAATGGAGTCCTTCCAAGAAGCGATGCCACCgcccagctaacacagttacgttgtgacgacgtaactggaccagaccatattcgttgcagcgacatcccaaataacgttccagcgacgtaactttgtgattcccatatccgtcgtggcgacgttatggtggaacgtcgctggaacgcgaggagtacgtcccagcgaccaaactggcacgttatgagaacgttactgtaaagtaccatattggtcgcagcgacgtaccatataacgttccagtgacgtaactttgtgattcccatatccgtcgtggcgacgttatagtggaacgtcgctggaacgtgatgagtacatcccaacgaccaaactgtcacgttatgaggacgttcctataaaataccatattggtctcagcgacgtaccacataacgttccagtgacgtaactttgtgatttccatatccgtcgtggcgacgttatagtggaacgtcgctggaacgtgatgagtacatcccaacgaccaaactgtcacgttatgaggacgttcctataaaataccatattggtctcagcgacgtaccacataacgttccagtgacgtaactttgtgattcccatatccgtcgtggcgacgttatagtggaacgtcgctggaacgtgatgagtatgtcctgacgaccaaactggcacgttatgaggacgtgacattacaggatcatattggtaattcatattttcacctcaccattaccttgaaatacataaagaactaatacactcaatccatctctggtgcaaaaaataaaccttatgaaatctaattgtaatctaattataggggattcatagttaatacattaattacatacatgcaatgcaaacaaatacaaaaacattacattctaatataaaatagacaaaaacacgctgcattcattcacaaatcaatatttattcagcactactttgtacaaatacgaagccaaaacattttgaacatcgcacctgttctttaaacatgcaaaatgttactaagttatgagcacagaaaactaaacacatcaattcatagattacacaatataaacaatagaacatttttgtcttaaagaaggggagatggttaatgacgttattagtgaaaattaaaaataattatcagtaaacttattgatacaacaatttagtgcaacaaaaaatacatgattaatagatatgaaacaattcagcagatactgcacagagatactacacaaagtaaaactgtgagcgtcatatatgaggctcctggtataaatgtctgatggtgatgtgctttaattacacaaCATGCAGAAAAGaatttaggctaattca of the Carassius gibelio isolate Cgi1373 ecotype wild population from Czech Republic chromosome A5, carGib1.2-hapl.c, whole genome shotgun sequence genome contains:
- the LOC128009406 gene encoding beta-1,3-galactosyltransferase 1-like, producing the protein MWKRSRYKLLTCFAVAGLVTYVAILVFNRTLLPMKTPTPKELYDVISPSTYRFILNQAELCEKKSPFLVLMIPVTLKDTKARTAIRRTWGQDGLIPHVTVLHLFVIGQPVQSDPVLQEHLERESKEYGDIIQMDFVDSYHNLTIKTMMIMNWISTYCQGAWYAMKIDADIFLNVRYLVDYLHDQGESSRKDYISGSVISDAVPHRDRFNKWYISEDLYPDTWYPPYVSGAAYVFSTDLARKISWASRFVRPIPLEDVYVGLCLHVLGVKPMYATTFLGLGNLFEVRRLKYERCTFAKRIIVNGFNPQNLLRIWHDFQKSYFTC